One segment of Anatilimnocola aggregata DNA contains the following:
- a CDS encoding alpha-keto acid decarboxylase family protein, whose protein sequence is MTQLHATPPGGQHGSSQHDPPPRGMSIGEYLIARMRQYKIDDVFGIPGDYILTFYGMLEKSPINIVGCTREDCAGFAADAYARVHGMGAVCVTYCVGGLSVCNSIAGAYAEKSPVLVISGSPGLAERVNNPLLHHKVRDFRTQIEVFEKLCVACAELTDPVVAFREIDRVLDAMARYKRPGYIEIPRDMVDVVPHISHAYHRARSDQDPQAADEAAEEAANLLTKAQRPVLIAGVEIHRFNLQDEVVALAEQMKVPMAATLLGKSVIPEKHPLYIGLYEGAMGRAEVTKLVEESDCVLLLGAFMTDLNLGIFTANLDPAKCIYATSETLRIRHHHYHGVGLKEFLDRLAARKPEPPVRAIPADIRAERKPFVLDPQAPLTTRRLISRLDEQLDDKSIVIADIGNSLFAATELTIHAKTEFISPAYYTSMGFSVPAALGALTARPESRVVVIVGDGAFQMTGMELSTIVRRHLSPLIIVLDNEGYGTERFLHEGEWEYNNVHPWKYSQLPNLLGGGTGYEVRTEGEFEAALIKAWEDRSAMTLIHAHIPRNEGSDALVRLAVKLSERVKGK, encoded by the coding sequence GACGCCGCCAGGAGGACAACACGGTTCCAGCCAACACGACCCGCCCCCGCGCGGGATGTCGATTGGCGAGTACCTAATTGCCCGCATGCGGCAGTATAAAATCGACGATGTCTTCGGCATTCCCGGCGATTACATCCTGACCTTCTACGGCATGCTCGAAAAAAGCCCCATTAATATTGTGGGCTGCACTCGCGAGGACTGTGCCGGATTTGCGGCCGACGCTTATGCCCGCGTGCATGGCATGGGAGCAGTCTGCGTTACCTACTGTGTGGGCGGCTTGAGCGTTTGCAATTCCATTGCCGGGGCCTATGCCGAAAAGTCGCCGGTGCTTGTCATCAGCGGTTCCCCCGGCCTCGCAGAACGGGTGAATAATCCACTGCTGCATCACAAGGTGCGCGACTTCCGAACCCAGATTGAAGTATTCGAAAAACTATGTGTCGCCTGCGCAGAATTAACCGACCCGGTGGTCGCGTTTCGCGAAATCGACCGCGTGCTCGATGCCATGGCCCGTTACAAACGCCCGGGCTACATCGAGATTCCCCGCGACATGGTCGATGTCGTGCCGCACATTTCGCACGCCTATCATCGGGCCCGCTCCGATCAAGATCCGCAGGCTGCGGACGAGGCTGCGGAAGAAGCGGCGAATCTGCTCACCAAAGCGCAACGGCCGGTCTTGATCGCCGGGGTCGAGATCCATCGCTTCAATTTGCAGGACGAAGTGGTTGCCTTGGCCGAGCAAATGAAAGTCCCCATGGCGGCCACGCTGCTGGGCAAGAGTGTGATTCCCGAAAAGCACCCGCTCTACATCGGCTTGTATGAAGGGGCGATGGGGCGAGCCGAAGTTACCAAGCTCGTCGAAGAGAGCGACTGCGTGCTGCTGCTTGGCGCGTTTATGACCGACTTGAACCTGGGAATCTTCACGGCCAATCTCGATCCGGCCAAGTGCATTTATGCGACGAGCGAAACACTGCGGATTCGCCATCATCACTATCATGGCGTCGGTTTAAAGGAATTCCTCGATCGCCTCGCCGCGCGCAAACCAGAGCCTCCCGTGCGGGCAATTCCCGCCGACATTCGCGCCGAGCGCAAACCCTTTGTGCTCGATCCTCAAGCGCCGCTGACCACGCGCCGATTGATTAGCCGCCTGGATGAACAACTCGACGACAAGTCGATCGTCATTGCCGACATTGGGAACTCGCTCTTCGCGGCGACCGAACTGACCATTCACGCCAAGACCGAGTTCATCAGCCCAGCCTATTACACCTCGATGGGGTTCTCGGTTCCCGCAGCACTCGGCGCGCTGACCGCGCGGCCCGAGAGTCGAGTCGTCGTCATCGTTGGCGACGGTGCCTTTCAAATGACGGGAATGGAACTCTCGACCATCGTTCGCCGGCATCTTAGCCCGCTGATTATCGTGCTCGATAATGAAGGCTATGGCACCGAACGGTTTTTGCACGAGGGGGAATGGGAATACAACAACGTTCATCCCTGGAAGTACAGCCAACTCCCCAACTTGCTGGGCGGTGGCACGGGGTACGAAGTGCGCACCGAAGGCGAGTTCGAAGCAGCGCTCATCAAGGCCTGGGAAGATCGGAGCGCCATGACCCTCATTCATGCCCACATTCCCCGCAACGAAGGAAGTGACGCGCTCGTGCGGTTGGCAGTGAAGCTTAGCGAGCGAGTGAAAGGGAAGTAG
- a CDS encoding serine/threonine-protein kinase produces the protein MSSGTSSSAIPKRREFLTVAEELSVLNAPTIAMLRDQSASQGIPPIQLALQKALITPTQLDIIETMCRPFEIVPGYEVRGVIGQGGMGVVFRARQLSLDRDVAIKLVPLHQLSGDVAVKRFEVEAQVLARLAHPHIVTAFDFGKHEGRLYFVMEVVEGEDADHFIRRNGCFDESTAWHILRQAASGLSHAQQAGVVHRDVKPANILLLKPPAGYPLPAGVPMAKLGDFGLAWLTTAADERTRLTSTNVTLGSPHYMAPEQLSGEAVDFRADIYSLGATAFHLLSGLPPLSGIELTRLLSLKLQGKSESLRTTRPDISPTSAELVDRLMAYDPKKRPQDYGTLIDEIDELIGQQSLTGSRRILASTQISTVPITSKPDPNRTTRQSVRPVDHDSPTLEIPAAHPRFSRRWWYAAIAVVVMLAASGAAAIRYFNLPGAPDLVPGGMFSELSFEGSSYQEWKRPFGSLWVPARNKDGEEVLEGDGTVVRNFSDLAKATPGGLQNYRLEMVVELHDASAIEVHFDFPPKDDSGRPASKENRRVVLRVSREGSQLGTKTGDQQGWHPLSPLVKLNKTRNNKHELSLERHTHGWYAFVDDKIVGFAFAREGRDEHEFRLITEDGSAWFSDFFVLELRKPSDNSPPSSNK, from the coding sequence ATGAGTAGTGGCACTTCGAGCAGCGCGATTCCGAAGCGGCGTGAGTTTCTCACTGTTGCCGAGGAACTCTCTGTTTTGAATGCGCCGACCATCGCGATGCTCCGCGATCAATCGGCTTCACAAGGCATTCCGCCGATTCAATTGGCGCTGCAAAAAGCTCTCATCACGCCCACGCAACTGGATATTATCGAGACGATGTGCCGCCCGTTCGAGATCGTCCCGGGCTACGAAGTGCGCGGCGTGATCGGCCAAGGTGGGATGGGAGTTGTGTTTCGTGCTCGGCAACTAAGCCTCGATCGCGATGTGGCCATCAAACTCGTTCCCTTGCATCAATTGTCCGGCGATGTGGCGGTGAAGCGCTTTGAAGTCGAAGCCCAAGTCCTCGCGCGGCTTGCTCATCCGCACATCGTCACGGCGTTCGACTTTGGCAAGCACGAAGGTCGGCTCTACTTCGTGATGGAAGTTGTCGAAGGAGAAGATGCCGATCACTTTATCCGGCGCAACGGCTGCTTCGATGAATCGACGGCGTGGCACATCTTGAGACAAGCGGCTTCCGGGTTGTCGCATGCCCAGCAGGCGGGCGTGGTTCATCGCGATGTGAAGCCCGCCAATATTTTGCTGCTCAAACCGCCGGCCGGCTATCCGCTCCCCGCGGGTGTGCCCATGGCCAAGCTGGGAGACTTCGGCTTGGCCTGGTTAACGACAGCCGCCGATGAACGGACGCGACTCACCTCGACGAATGTCACGCTCGGCAGCCCGCATTACATGGCGCCCGAGCAACTGAGCGGCGAAGCCGTCGATTTTCGCGCGGATATTTATTCGCTCGGAGCCACTGCCTTTCATTTGCTTTCTGGCCTGCCCCCGCTCTCGGGAATCGAACTCACGCGGCTCCTCTCGCTCAAGTTGCAAGGCAAGTCCGAATCGCTCCGCACCACGCGGCCCGACATTTCGCCCACTTCGGCCGAACTCGTCGATCGATTGATGGCATACGATCCCAAAAAGCGGCCGCAGGACTATGGCACGCTGATCGACGAGATCGACGAACTGATTGGCCAGCAAAGTTTGACGGGCTCGCGCCGCATCCTCGCGAGCACGCAGATCTCGACGGTGCCCATCACCTCCAAGCCCGATCCCAACCGGACCACGCGGCAATCGGTGCGGCCCGTCGATCACGACTCCCCCACGCTCGAGATTCCCGCCGCACACCCGCGCTTCAGCCGGCGCTGGTGGTACGCGGCCATCGCTGTCGTTGTTATGCTCGCAGCCAGCGGAGCTGCTGCAATACGATATTTCAACTTGCCTGGTGCTCCAGACCTGGTTCCCGGTGGCATGTTCAGCGAGTTATCGTTTGAGGGTTCCAGCTATCAAGAATGGAAGCGCCCCTTCGGGAGTCTCTGGGTTCCTGCGCGCAACAAAGATGGCGAAGAAGTGCTGGAGGGTGACGGGACCGTCGTCCGCAATTTTTCAGATCTGGCTAAAGCGACTCCCGGCGGGCTGCAGAATTATCGCTTGGAAATGGTCGTGGAATTGCATGATGCTTCGGCCATCGAAGTGCATTTCGATTTTCCTCCCAAAGATGATTCGGGACGACCTGCGTCGAAGGAGAATCGTCGGGTGGTTCTGCGGGTTAGTCGCGAAGGTTCACAACTCGGCACGAAAACCGGCGACCAGCAAGGCTGGCACCCCCTGAGCCCGCTGGTGAAGCTGAACAAGACCCGCAACAACAAACATGAGCTCAGCTTGGAGCGGCATACGCATGGCTGGTACGCATTTGTCGACGATAAAATTGTGGGTTTTGCGTTCGCCCGCGAAGGTCGCGACGAGCACGAGTTCCGGCTGATTACCGAAGATGGTAGCGCTTGGTTTTCCGATTTTTTTGTCTTGGAACTGCGCAAGCCCTCGGACAACTCGCCCCCCAGTTCCAACAAATGA